In Silene latifolia isolate original U9 population chromosome 6, ASM4854445v1, whole genome shotgun sequence, the genomic window atcgaatcaacttataggatcgaatcgaatcaacttataggattcgaatcgaacttataggattcgaatcgaatcgaacttataagattcgaatcgaacttataagatctcgaatcgaatgaacttataggattcgaatcaagtgaacttatagaatccgaatcgaacttataggatctcgaatcgaatcgaatcaacttataggatctgaagtgaacttatattaagtgactttaagtccaaaagaacatggtcTATAGCCCCAATTTATTTAATGATCAATAGTAGGGGCCTCCCTAAAAGAAGAGCCCACAAAACAGGATAGATTCGACGTACGAAAGTGGGCCCATGGGCCAATGACTCACTTAAATTGAGTTGCACAAAAACAGCCGACGTAATGGGCTCAAAATTTAATAACTGCAAGTCGGTGACTCAGCAGTAAACCGTAGATATATATCTGCCGACCTTCTTAAAATCTGACACCACTTACTTTCTTACGTATCCAAGATCTTTCCATACGGCAATTCCTCAGGTTTCTACACGTGCTTTCTCACGTGCCCACCTCCCTCCTTTCACGCCTTCTACTCTTCAACTTCGCTTTACGAGACATTACAGAACACAAATACGAAGTTTAAGAGGAATATATTCGTCTTAAATTTATAACGGATTAAATTGGCTAAATTGGATGAGTGTAAATATGTACGTaataagaacaccaaaatgtaTATCTCATCGGTATAATTCCTCAGGCTTTTACAGAGTTACATCTCATTTTTGGGATGGGTATTCCCCGTATAATATCTAGTAGTTAATTTCGGAGGTTTGCCTCTCTTTCgcacccaaaaaaataaaaataaaaataagaacagCAAAACGTATATCTCATGAGTATAATTTTAGCCGATTTATTTGTTCTTTGTTTCAATTGAATTCATTTTCAATCTACTTTAAACTTAATTCCGTCGTAATCATACTATCAACCCATCTCCACCGTACTTgatcaatcaatcacaatcaaGAATGACACATAACGAGTTCATAATTAAAATTTTTTAACTATATTACAAGTATATTTAAACTAATACTTCCATTAAATTAAAATTGGTTAAAGTAAAGTTGCAAAAGATAAAGTCCAAGACATGTGAATGTGACAAGTACGCGCAAAGCAAACGCTCTAGCCTCTTTATATAATCCCCTACCTCCACGCATATACATACAAGTATACAAGTCGTAAACAAAAtactcatcaaaatataataatGTCGGAATTCATTAAAAAAGCGACGAAATATGCAGTTGATAAGGTAGCTGATATACCAAAACCCGAAGCAAGCATAGAAGATGTTGATCTTAAGAATGTTGCTAAGTCCGGTATTACGTACCTTGCTAAGCTCGGCGTCCTCAATCCTTACTCTCATTCCATTCCTATTTGCGAGATCTCTTTTTGCCTCAAAACTGATAACAGGTCAATTTTCAAatcactttttttcttttttattttacaatcgTCTTATACAATAATATCGACGAGTAAAAACTAACTAAGCTAGATATCAGCTAGCTTAGCTAGTAAATTACTGTTATTTTAGATTAAATATTTTATGCCTTTTTGTTTGTATAAAGTTTAACCAATGGTTGACTTACACGTGTATGTCTCGTTGCACGCAACGATAGCTCGAACGCAAGTTGATCAGACACATAAACGATATGAATTAGACGTTCGAGTTCATACAATTGGAATCAAAATCGATTGTTTTGGTGGTAGACTGTAAACAGTTGTCGCCTGTCGGGACTGCATAGGTCATAACCTTATTTGGTCACACTAATCACtatttataatgaaaattatggtgACTTTTGGTGGAGCAAATTGACCTACCTCATGACCTTATATGTGAAGTCGTGGAGATATGTGATTGGTCGAtaacattaataattaataaaaaaatatatataaaaaagtgATATAATGTGGAGAGATGTAATAAGTTGGaaagtgaaaaatgattgggttgatgacatAGGTTGTGACCttttgcttgggagggtgaaagtgggtcaagataaataaagtgggattaagagtaaaatcgggtcgcGACCTCTGCTTGGAGATGGTCTAAAAGTATGATATTGTCTACTTTGGATTAAGCCCTCATGAATTTAATGGACTTCTCAACAAAAGGCCTCCTACTAATATAGATAGTTGTATGCACCAAAAACTAGTATAGATAGTtaacacttataaagatgatcggTTTAGATTCCAATACATGTGTAAATATATCTATGTAAATTTTTGAAAGTGTTTTAAGCCTATATACAGTCGATCCAGTtaatctaatactccctccataccacacaaATGGTAACATTGAAAATCTTGGCACTATTTATGGTTGTagagaatcttcgatattattcttaatttataagacaaaatataatcatgtgagatcttgtttgatttatcgtcatgaatactactccctccaattcgctataatgttctctatttcccaaaacggattattcaagtaatgttcccctttccttttttggtaacttttttctcttattttattcatttctctctcctataatcaaaccccacacaacttttTTACttctattttattacttttcttaatgttttggccccacaactcattatttaactcctattAATTCATCTATCTCTCCTAACATCAACCCCACCaatgtcctttattcatttttaatagtatttcttaagtatcgtgccaaaagcaaatgggaacaatataaccaattggagggagtataagaatatcaaatttttataatttttagtaatgtgtaactaaagataatCAGGTTGTAAAACGTGTCTCGATAAATATGAAAAAGTCAATATtatcattggtgtggtatggagggagtagtttATATCTGAACGGTTGTGAAGGGAGGCATAAGGGCAATATGTTGCTGGCGAGATCTAATTTTGAAAAAATCAGCCTAGTAAAAGAACAAGTGATTGTTGAAAATTGGGTCGATTTTATTTTGTGGCATTGGTGGATCCAtttgtttgaaaaaaaaagatgtgTTCGCCTTTTCACATTCTTGACTAGGCCAAATTTTCAAGATGCTAAAGTTGATTTAGAACACATTAGTGCTTCTCATGATCACAAGTTCACAACTTATCGATGCAAATATCCATATTTTATGATCACAAGTGTCAGTATCAGAATTGCTTAATTTAAAGCCAACTGGGCTGGGATAGAATATGATTCTCATTGTCAAGTTGTTAGGAGTTCCAGGATCGATTTTATACTCTAACAATACTCGTCTCATTCAAGTGGAATTTAGAACTTCCCGAAATTTGATTTTTGATATATAAAGCTTTGTTGTCGTCGTTTTGAGTTTTGAGGATGAATGATTGAATGTTAACCAAGTGTTGCATGACAATGTTATAGGGTGATAGCATCTGGCAATGTTCCAGACCCAGGGTCGATCGAAGCGAAAAAGACAACAATGTTGGAAGTTCCAATGCTGGTACCACACGACATCGTACTGACCTTAGTTAAAGATCTTTGGAAGGATTGGGACATTGACTATGAGCTCCAGATAGGTCTAATTGTCGACCTCCCCGTCTTTGGTAGCTTCACTATTCCCCTTGATACCAAAGGCGAGATCAAGCTACCCACCATTGGTAGCATCTTTGGTGGTGGAGACGAtgaggagaaggagaaggaatGAAATACAACATCCAATACTCTACTTGGGTCTTTTACGGGAATTGCATTTCTAAAATGGACTAATAAGTTTGTATTCCCTATATGTTTATGTACCTTTCGAGTTGGAATCTTGGATATTTTTTCCTTTTGTGATTCTGTTTTCTATGTAGTTTGATTGAAAATCGGGATTCACTCCACGAGCTCCGACATTTGTACGCGACTGCCAACTAACCAGTTAATTTATAGCTTAATAAACTTCCTATGCTCTTGAGTCTTGAATACTGATCAGTGGACAGTGATCACTGTGAGGGTCTCAGTATTAACTGAAATTTAAATATCtaataaattaatttataaaatgtgtAGTAATAGGCAAATGGGGATGTAGCTCAGATGGTAGAGCGCTCGCTTAGCATGCGAGAGGTACGGGGATCGATACCCCGCATCTCCATTTTTAACACCTAAATTTAATCAGTTTGCCTATTTTTGGTACCAAACAAATTATTCTCTTTAGTCGGAGCCTCTTTCACACCTGTTCATACGCAATCCGATCAAACCTTGTTTTATACTCTCAACTATTGTATCGAATTACAACTGATCATGGATCGTTTCAATTCGTCACACAAATTAGGCGTTATAATATGCAAAAGTGGCCTCACTGATTTCTTAAACTCGTGCAGTTTCTCATATATTATCGCATCTAGTCTTCTAAACTTTGTGTTGAGATATCGAGTTATAATTGGGTAGATTATGACGGTATCAATGTATCATCCTACTCAAAGAAAATCGCAAGAACCTCATTTTCGGCGACCTCTGCAGCAGCAATTGCAGGATTGTTCACACTCTCAAGAGTCTTTCTCTGACATGTTGTGCGGTACAAGAGTACAACGACAACAATATTACCCCACTGTCTCAAGGACTCCCGCAAATAATTTTGGTACAACCAACATCTTGTGAAGTACACAGTCCAATAATCACAAGGTTCCAATTAGGATTGTAACATTGTGAACGCATGAAAACTACAAAACCAGAAATAGCATAAGTTATGAATGAGTCAATATGATAGACTAATTCTATTGTCAATTGTCACCTAGTGACCTACCAACAATGTTAAACCATACACTTTTTAGTTTTACACTCGTGGGTCATACTATCATCTAACCACATCAATTTTatcattatttattttttagatAAACTAAATTATTGAGTTTGAATCCTCATTTCCTCTCTTTATTCTAGATCGTGAATCAACAATTTCTTTATTTCCTTACGAAAATGGAGAGGATTGTGACAAAAATAAATTAACCTCTATATTACCCCACAATGAAGCTAAATTGAGTGTTCACTTTTTAACAGTTGCAGACTGTGTAAAGTTCTGAAAATACGTACTTAAATTGCAAATCACGTATATTATGTGCATAAATATACAACAATCGTCAGAATAGACCATGACAAAATTAGCCCGACCCGAATGATTCGGCCAAAACTACCCTATTCGTTCCGAATTAAGCTCAAATTTGagcgaaaacccgaattgacccaacCCCATCCCACCCGGCCAAAATGTTATTATCGCATATTGACCGTTACCCCCAAATGGTCATGTTCGTTTGAACTCAATTTCAGCtcatttaagttcagttcagctattctcttctcttcacaaattaactcttacgaCAGTTCAGTTTCATTCAGTTCGGTTTCGTTCAGTTGCATTAAGTTCAGTTAGCAGCGCTTGGGATGATTTGATACAGTTTCAGCCCAAAAAACAGGGCCAAAGACCTGAACACGAAATGATCATCCGATCCAACCAAACCCAAATACTTACAAATCCAAAATAACCCGACCCAGACTCAATTCAATTGACCCATTTGCCACTCAACACACATAAGATTTGAATAAGTTTGGTAACACTAGTAATTGCCAAATAAATTCCCTATCATCTCACACCAAAAGTCCTACTATATAAGTATTTCTCTACTCTCAACGCTCCCAATGAATCCCACATTAAATACACAATGTCTATTCCCAAACCAACAATTAAATGCACATTCATCTACTCCTACATACACTCCTCACCCACCTCCCTTCCCAAACTTCCTTTCCTttcccttcctttccctcccaACAATGAAACTCCCCTCCTTTAACTCTCATCAATGTCctcccctcctcctcctcctcctccttctccttctcctcaCTCCACTTTCTCCCTTCAATCTATCGGTCTCGGTTACTCTATCGCTATCGCTTTCGCTTTTTTAGTCCTCCTTTCTTCCCTCCTTCTTTCTTCTTACCTCTGTTGTCGTCGACGACGTCGTTTTCAACATCCTCCTTCTTCCACCCCCGGTCCCACCTCAACTATCGTCCCGAGAATCTTCTTCGTCGCTGAAGGCGACAACGACAACGATAACGATAACGATAATGATAACGGTAATGACAACGGTGTAGTTGGACTGGACCGGGCGGTTATTAACTCGTACCCGAAATTTCAGTTTTTTAAAAAAGGAGAAGATTTAGAAAGCGGTCAAAATGAAGGAaatgatgagaataatgagaataTTTGTTCGATTTGTTTGTGTGATTATAAAGAAGGAGAAATGTTGAGAATGATGCCAGATTGTAAGCATTATTTTCATTTATGTTGTCTTGATGCTTGGCTTAAATTAAATGGTTCGTGTCCGGTTTGTCGGAATTCACCGTTACCGACTCCGGTTTCGACTCCGTTAGCTGAAGTTATGCCGCTTTCTCAGTATCCTGATAACCGTCGTCGCTCCTCCGTCATCTCCTCCTCCTCTTAGGTTACTCAGTACTTCTttcgtctcaattatttatttacttttttatttGTCGTAAGATTGTTTTAGAGTTAAACTATTGAATGAGACGGAAGAAGTCTGTTTTAGTTTCGTCTTGTataaacttttattttatttcattttggaaTTGAGTATGGGTTTATTTTTAGGAGTGATTGATTGAAAATTGAGTAGATGTAATCACGAGTTAATTACTTAATTTAGTCTAATTCGTGCATAAATTAAGTTCCAACCGTTTTTTCATCTTTTCGTATCGATTAGTTAAGCTAGCTGATATTTGTAGACGTTATCTTAAATCAGGTACATGCTTTTTTTTTGGACTAATTGTTCGCGTTTAAGTTAATTGTTCGACTCTCCACACttgaaacaaaaaaattaagTGTTGTATAGCTTTTAAATTAGTATGATTTGCTTTGCGCAATTAGTCTTTCCGTCTctgtcatttgtttatctttgatattCATTGTGAGAATTATTTTAatgaaaagtaaataaatgattggacCGAGATTCGAGAGTACTTTTTTAAAAGAAAAGATTAGTGAGGGGAGAAAGGAGATAAAAGGATGAAAAGAAGATGGTGTAGAAAGAACAAAGGATACCTTTTGTGTTAATTT contains:
- the LOC141586126 gene encoding late embryogenesis abundant protein Lea14-A-like, with product MSEFIKKATKYAVDKVADIPKPEASIEDVDLKNVAKSGITYLAKLGVLNPYSHSIPICEISFCLKTDNRVIASGNVPDPGSIEAKKTTMLEVPMLVPHDIVLTLVKDLWKDWDIDYELQIGLIVDLPVFGSFTIPLDTKGEIKLPTIGSIFGGGDDEEKEKE
- the LOC141586127 gene encoding RING-H2 finger protein ATL67 yields the protein MSSPPPPPPPSPSPHSTFSLQSIGLGYSIAIAFAFLVLLSSLLLSSYLCCRRRRRFQHPPSSTPGPTSTIVPRIFFVAEGDNDNDNDNDNDNGNDNGVVGLDRAVINSYPKFQFFKKGEDLESGQNEGNDENNENICSICLCDYKEGEMLRMMPDCKHYFHLCCLDAWLKLNGSCPVCRNSPLPTPVSTPLAEVMPLSQYPDNRRRSSVISSSS